From one Lycium ferocissimum isolate CSIRO_LF1 chromosome 7, AGI_CSIRO_Lferr_CH_V1, whole genome shotgun sequence genomic stretch:
- the LOC132064911 gene encoding peptidyl-prolyl cis-trans isomerase CYP40 isoform X1, translated as MTRTRCYLDISIGGELEGRIVVELYNDIVPKTAENFRALCTGEKGIGPNTGVPLHYKGVRFHRVIKSFMVQGGDISAGDGTGGESIYGLKFEDENFELKHERKGMLSMANSGPNTNGSQFFITTTRTSHLDGKHVVFAKVIKGMGVVRSMEHVTTGENDCPTVDVSIADCGEIPEGADDGITNFFKDGDLYPDWPADLDNNSDDISWWVTALESIKAFGNENFKKQDYKMALRKYRKALRYLDICWEKEGIDEDRSAYLRKMKSQIFTNSSASKLKLGDLKGALLDADFAMRDGENNAKALFRQGQAHVALNDIDAAVESFKKALELEPNDGGIKNQLAAAKKKIADRRDKEKKAFAKMFQN; from the exons ATGACAAGGACAAGGTGTTATTTGGACATAAGCATAGGAGGAGAACTTGAAGGAAGGATAGTTGTGGAACTTTACAATGATATTGTACCTAAAACTGCTGAGAATTTTAGGGCTCTTTGTACTGGTGAAAAGGGTATTGGTCCTAATACTGGTGTTCCCCTTCATTACAAG GGAGTTCGTTTTCATCGTGTGATTAAGAGCTTCATGGTGCAAGGTGGTGATATTTCTGCTGGCGATGGTACTGGGGGAGAATCCATCTATGGGCTTAAATTTGaagatgaaaattttgaattgaaGCATGAAAGAAAGGGAATGTTATCTATGGCTAATTCTGGACCTAACACTAATGGATCTCAGTTTTTCATCACAACTACTCGAACTTCCCATCTAGATGGAAAACATGTGGTTTTTGCAAAAGTAATCAAAGGAATGGGGGTGGTTCGTTCTATGGAACATGTGACTACTGGTGAAAATGATTGCCCAACAGTAGATGTCAGTATTGCGGATTGCGGAGAAATTCCTGAGGGGGCTGATGATGGTATTACAAATTTTTTCAAAGATGGAGATCTATATCCTGATTGGCCTGCTGATCTTGACAACAATTCTGATGATATCTCTTGGTGGGTCACCGCGTTAGAGTCTATTAAGGCATTtggtaatgaaaattttaag AAACAAGATTACAAGATGGCTCTTAGGAAATATCGAAAAGCTTTGCGCTATTTGGATATCTGCTGGGAGAAAGAAGGGATAGATGAAG ATAGGAGCGCatatttgagaaagatgaaatcACAGATATTTACCAACAGTTCT GCTTCTAAACTAAAACTAGGAGATCTGAAGGGAGCACTCTTAGATGCTGATTTTGCAATGCGGGACGGAGAAAACAACGCAAAAGCTCTATTTCGTCAGGGGCAG GCACATGTGGCTCTTAATGACATAGATGCTGCAGTTGAAAGCTTCAAGAAAGCATTGGAGCTGGAGCCAAATGATG GAGGAATTAAAAACCAACTTGCTGCTGCTAAAAAGAAG aTTGCTGATAGACGTGACAAGGAGAAAAAAGCATTTGCCAAGATGTTCCAAAATTAG
- the LOC132064911 gene encoding peptidyl-prolyl cis-trans isomerase CYP40 isoform X2: MTRTRCYLDISIGGELEGRIVVELYNDIVPKTAENFRALCTGEKGIGPNTGVPLHYKGVRFHRVIKSFMVQGGDISAGDGTGGESIYGLKFEDENFELKHERKGMLSMANSGPNTNGSQFFITTTRTSHLDGKHVVFAKVIKGMGVVRSMEHVTTGENDCPTVDVSIADCGEIPEGADDGITNFFKDGDLYPDWPADLDNNSDDISWWVTALESIKAFGNENFKKQDYKMALRKYRKALRYLDICWEKEGIDEDRSAYLRKMKSQIFTNSSASKLKLGDLKGALLDADFAMRDGENNAKALFRQGQAHVALNDIDAAVESFKKALELEPNDGRCKDAYVVIS; encoded by the exons ATGACAAGGACAAGGTGTTATTTGGACATAAGCATAGGAGGAGAACTTGAAGGAAGGATAGTTGTGGAACTTTACAATGATATTGTACCTAAAACTGCTGAGAATTTTAGGGCTCTTTGTACTGGTGAAAAGGGTATTGGTCCTAATACTGGTGTTCCCCTTCATTACAAG GGAGTTCGTTTTCATCGTGTGATTAAGAGCTTCATGGTGCAAGGTGGTGATATTTCTGCTGGCGATGGTACTGGGGGAGAATCCATCTATGGGCTTAAATTTGaagatgaaaattttgaattgaaGCATGAAAGAAAGGGAATGTTATCTATGGCTAATTCTGGACCTAACACTAATGGATCTCAGTTTTTCATCACAACTACTCGAACTTCCCATCTAGATGGAAAACATGTGGTTTTTGCAAAAGTAATCAAAGGAATGGGGGTGGTTCGTTCTATGGAACATGTGACTACTGGTGAAAATGATTGCCCAACAGTAGATGTCAGTATTGCGGATTGCGGAGAAATTCCTGAGGGGGCTGATGATGGTATTACAAATTTTTTCAAAGATGGAGATCTATATCCTGATTGGCCTGCTGATCTTGACAACAATTCTGATGATATCTCTTGGTGGGTCACCGCGTTAGAGTCTATTAAGGCATTtggtaatgaaaattttaag AAACAAGATTACAAGATGGCTCTTAGGAAATATCGAAAAGCTTTGCGCTATTTGGATATCTGCTGGGAGAAAGAAGGGATAGATGAAG ATAGGAGCGCatatttgagaaagatgaaatcACAGATATTTACCAACAGTTCT GCTTCTAAACTAAAACTAGGAGATCTGAAGGGAGCACTCTTAGATGCTGATTTTGCAATGCGGGACGGAGAAAACAACGCAAAAGCTCTATTTCGTCAGGGGCAG GCACATGTGGCTCTTAATGACATAGATGCTGCAGTTGAAAGCTTCAAGAAAGCATTGGAGCTGGAGCCAAATGATG GTCGATGCAAGGACGCTTATGTTGTAATATCATAA
- the LOC132062831 gene encoding uncharacterized protein LOC132062831 produces MALANAQTFLFLVVFSFMFVLSMANFNYGRGPWGPGNWNKTNCPYGNNHPNATQTSNKFNVGGSENWHYGFDYMDWARKNGPFFVNDTLVFKYDPPNPNGGFPHSVYLLPNYWSFIKCDFRRAKRIANPNRGAGEGFEFVLKKMQPYFFACGEHEGIHCNNGTMKFVVMPLKRWPY; encoded by the exons ATGGCTTTGGCTAACGCACAAACATTTCTGTTTCTTGTAGTGTTTTCGTTCATGTTTGTCCTTAGTATGGCCAACTTTAACTACGGTCGGGGGCCTTGGGGCCCAGGAAACTGGAACAAAACCAATTGCCCTTATGGTAATAACCACCCAAATGCTACTCAAACCTCAAACAAGTTCAACGTTGGTGGTTCCGAAAATTGGCATTATGGCTTCGATTACATGGACTGGGCTCGCAAGAATGGCCCTTTCTTTGTCAATGACACATTAG TTTTCAAGTATGATCCACCAAACCCCAACGGTGGATTTCCACACAGTGTATATTTATTACCAAACTATTGGAGCTTCATCAAGTGCGACTTCAGAAGGGCTAAGAGGATAGCAAATCCGAACCGGGGTGCTGGGGAAGGGTTCGAGTTCGTGCTGAAGAAAATGCAGCCTTACTTTTTTGCTTGCGGAGAGCATGAGGGCATCCATTGCAACAACGGAACCATGAAGTTTGTTGTTATGCCACTCAAACGTTGGCCTTACTGA